The following proteins come from a genomic window of Triticum aestivum cultivar Chinese Spring chromosome 6A, IWGSC CS RefSeq v2.1, whole genome shotgun sequence:
- the LOC123130410 gene encoding uncharacterized protein, which yields MARAAVDRSAGRCESYRGRADADFLIYLGDSAPSLRSLHVTSSLYRGEGDLVTAAIKKLPLLEQLALSRGIVKKEWLVALLEHCPRLELLDAGGCVALELIGKRLVERCESRIGKGLRWPQRGDGVCPCCAMRAQIYSLRSVIVRGCLDTRNYF from the exons ATGGCCCGCGCCGCCGTGGACCGCAGCGCCGGCCGGTGCGAGTCCTACCGCGGCCGCGCGGACGCCGATTTCCTCATCTATCTCGGCGACAG CGCGCCGTCGCTGAGGAGCCTCCACGTGACGAGCTCGCTCTACAGGGGTGAGGGAGACCTAGTCACGGCGGCGATCAAGAAGCTCCCGCTGCTGGAGCAGCTGGCGCTGTCGCGCGGCATCGTGAAGAAGGAATGGCTGGTGGCCCTCCTCGAGCACTGCCCGCGCCTCGAGCTGCTCGACGCCGGCGGCTGTGTGGCCCTTGAGTTGATCGGCAAGAGGCTCGTGGAGAGGTGCGAGAGCAGGATCGGTAAGGGACTCCGGTGGCCGCAACGGGGTGATGGCGTGTGCCCTTGCTGCGCCATGCGTGctcagatatactccctccgttcggtaaTAGTacgagggtgcttggatacaaggaactatttttag